A region of Desulfuromonas sp. TF DNA encodes the following proteins:
- the dksA gene encoding RNA polymerase-binding protein DksA — MDKAKLEEFQKILQGQLDELLREAGKTVSEMTDEKSNFPDPTDRASLESDRNFELRIRDRERKLIMKIREALERIENGEFGICESCEEMIGEARLKARPVTTLCIDCKTEQERQEKIG; from the coding sequence ATGGATAAGGCAAAGCTCGAGGAATTCCAGAAGATTCTCCAGGGACAACTGGATGAGTTATTGCGCGAGGCCGGAAAAACCGTTTCTGAAATGACGGACGAAAAAAGCAACTTTCCCGATCCGACGGACAGGGCTTCTCTCGAATCGGACCGGAATTTCGAGCTGCGAATCAGGGACCGGGAACGAAAGCTGATCATGAAGATCCGGGAAGCGCTGGAGAGGATAGAAAACGGCGAATTTGGAATCTGTGAGAGCTGCGAAGAAATGATCGGCGAAGCCCGCTTGAAAGCCCGCCCCGTAACCACTCTCTGCATCGACTGCAAAACCGAACAGGAGCGTCAGGAGAAGATCGGCTGA
- a CDS encoding (2Fe-2S)-binding protein codes for MNTLNTAPFLKTGLPATTESKARTRLVTLRINGEWHEVCVRPRHTLLEVIREKVGLTGTKGSCATGACGACTVLLSGRPVLSCITLAVECDGKEVRTVEDLAQGGNLSAIQEAFLDQGAVQCGFCTPGMLMSATALLEHTPKPSLPEIKKALEGNLCRCTGYNAIVDAVLQASDQGVTPVMK; via the coding sequence ATGAACACTTTGAATACGGCGCCGTTCCTGAAGACAGGCCTCCCGGCCACAACTGAGTCGAAGGCGAGAACGCGACTCGTCACCTTGAGAATCAACGGAGAGTGGCACGAGGTCTGCGTTCGCCCAAGGCATACGCTGCTCGAGGTGATCCGGGAGAAGGTCGGCTTGACGGGGACCAAGGGGAGCTGTGCGACGGGCGCCTGCGGCGCCTGTACCGTTCTGCTGTCCGGTCGACCGGTGCTGTCCTGCATCACGCTCGCCGTGGAATGCGACGGCAAGGAAGTCCGTACCGTGGAGGATCTGGCCCAAGGTGGGAACCTCAGCGCAATCCAGGAGGCGTTCCTTGATCAGGGGGCGGTTCAGTGCGGTTTCTGCACGCCGGGGATGCTGATGTCGGCCACGGCCCTGCTGGAACACACTCCCAAGCCGTCGCTGCCGGAGATCAAGAAAGCTCTGGAAGGCAACCTCTGCCGGTGCACCGGGTACAACGCGATCGTCGATGCCGTTCTGCAGGCCTCGGACCAGGGCGTGACGCCCGTCATGAAATAA
- a CDS encoding cyclohexa-1,5-dienecarbonyl-CoA hydratase gives MSVENAKNPEPGASPLKVWLEHEGKLLRLRLARPKANIVDAAMIAALQAALTEHLSSPSLRGVLLDAEGPHFSFGASVEEHLPESCAQMLQELHALIKQLLKSPVPVLVAVRGQCLGGGLEVVSAGHLIFAAPGAVLGQPEIKLAVFAPAGSCLLPERIGQAQADDLLFSGRSIDGEEAHRLGLVNEIAEDPEQAALAYFEKHLAPLSASSLRLAVHASRADAVERIVKKLDEVERLYLEDLMATHDAVEGLTAFIEKRSAKWEDR, from the coding sequence ATGAGTGTCGAAAACGCAAAAAACCCCGAACCGGGCGCCTCCCCCCTCAAAGTCTGGCTGGAGCATGAAGGCAAGCTGCTGCGCCTGCGCCTGGCCCGTCCGAAGGCCAACATCGTCGACGCCGCCATGATCGCGGCACTGCAGGCGGCTCTCACCGAGCATCTGTCGAGCCCATCGCTTCGGGGAGTGCTTCTCGATGCCGAAGGGCCCCACTTCAGTTTCGGCGCCAGTGTGGAAGAACACCTTCCGGAATCCTGTGCCCAGATGCTTCAGGAACTGCATGCTCTGATCAAGCAACTTCTGAAAAGCCCGGTTCCGGTCCTGGTTGCCGTGCGCGGCCAGTGTCTGGGTGGGGGCCTCGAGGTGGTATCGGCGGGCCACCTGATCTTCGCCGCCCCCGGCGCGGTGCTGGGGCAGCCCGAGATCAAGCTCGCGGTCTTCGCTCCTGCGGGCTCCTGCCTGTTGCCGGAGCGCATCGGCCAGGCCCAGGCCGACGACCTGCTTTTCTCGGGACGCAGTATCGACGGAGAAGAGGCTCACCGTCTCGGACTGGTCAACGAGATTGCCGAGGACCCGGAGCAGGCGGCGCTCGCCTATTTCGAGAAACATCTGGCGCCGCTGAGCGCCAGCTCTCTGCGTCTCGCCGTGCACGCCTCCCGGGCCGATGCCGTTGAGCGCATCGTGAAGAAGCTCGACGAAGTTGAGCGGCTGTATCTCGAAGACCTGATGGCCACCCACGATGCCGTCGAGGGGCTGACGGCCTTCATCGAAAAGCGTTCCGCCAAATGGGAGGACCGCTGA
- a CDS encoding xanthine dehydrogenase family protein molybdopterin-binding subunit — translation MNELNYVGKSLRRKDGPDKVTGRAVYSEDVKLPNMLIGRILRSPHPHARILGIDTSKASALPGVKAVITVEDTKGIKHGFVETPRYPPDQEVLARGKVVHVGEEIAAVAAVDALTAHQALQLIEVEYEILPAVFDPEKAMDAQAPQIHPSHPKIAEKEPYANIGGKTEGGWGDVAQGFAESDYVREDRFESQLRTHGYLEPHVTLAHWESDKLNIWTSSMGTFIKRAKLAKVLDLPHSSVRVHKTYVGGTFGGKIDLYSHEYCAARLSMLTGRPVRIVASREEIFSAYRHAQPLIVEVKTGVKKDGTIVAQQVRVINNGGAYRGSGVVVIFLAWGFTMAPYRCPNLKYEGYSVYTNHTVRAPQRGHGCPKVRFAIESQLDMIAEELGIDPITIRLRNARHPGEDLPNGDNVHRGGLVECIRMAAEKSDLLSKYGQARKSPQTGRLRRGIGIGVSAYFGGSLIYPNGSGVIVKMNDDGTAVVLTGAIDVGQGAETVIAQIVAEELAIGMDDIKIIASDTDITPQDIGAWISGMTYVTGNAARQAAGNAREKLLQVASEQMKTPVEDLWIEDKAVFNRRDPQQRLSYAQLFTASVATHRGDTIIGEGFWRTMRDEPTHPSLATTKGRWTENYAFSAQVAEVEVDIETGEAKLIKALTVHDCGFPVNPALVKGQVDGQVSMALGHAFMEEVITKNGYTLNPNWLDYRMPTIHNMAESEDADVITEEYRVGQPYRTKEVGEGLISGILAAMANAVYDATGVRLHETPFSPERILNGLKKLEQEKQRVS, via the coding sequence ATGAACGAATTGAATTACGTCGGAAAGAGCTTGCGTCGCAAGGACGGCCCGGACAAGGTCACCGGGCGGGCGGTATACAGCGAGGACGTCAAACTCCCTAACATGCTGATCGGCCGCATCCTGCGCAGCCCCCACCCCCACGCCCGGATTCTCGGCATCGACACGTCGAAGGCGAGCGCACTGCCCGGCGTCAAGGCGGTGATCACCGTCGAGGATACCAAGGGGATCAAGCATGGATTCGTGGAAACGCCGCGCTATCCGCCGGACCAGGAAGTCCTGGCCCGGGGGAAGGTGGTGCACGTGGGTGAGGAGATCGCCGCCGTAGCTGCCGTGGATGCGCTGACCGCCCACCAGGCGCTGCAATTGATTGAAGTCGAGTATGAAATCCTGCCGGCGGTGTTCGATCCGGAAAAGGCCATGGATGCGCAGGCGCCGCAAATCCATCCGAGCCATCCCAAGATTGCCGAAAAAGAGCCCTACGCCAACATCGGCGGCAAGACCGAAGGCGGCTGGGGGGACGTGGCGCAGGGATTCGCCGAATCCGATTACGTGCGAGAGGACCGCTTCGAGAGCCAGCTGCGCACCCACGGGTACCTGGAGCCCCACGTCACCCTGGCCCACTGGGAGAGCGACAAGCTGAACATCTGGACCTCCTCCATGGGGACCTTCATCAAGCGGGCGAAGCTGGCCAAGGTCCTGGACCTGCCGCATTCCTCGGTGCGGGTCCACAAGACCTACGTGGGGGGCACCTTCGGCGGCAAGATCGACCTGTACTCCCACGAATACTGCGCCGCCAGGCTGTCGATGCTCACCGGCCGTCCGGTGCGCATCGTGGCGAGCCGCGAGGAGATCTTCTCCGCCTATCGCCACGCCCAGCCGCTGATCGTCGAGGTCAAGACGGGGGTGAAAAAGGACGGTACCATCGTCGCCCAGCAGGTGCGGGTGATCAACAACGGCGGAGCCTACCGGGGAAGCGGCGTGGTGGTCATCTTCCTGGCCTGGGGCTTCACCATGGCGCCCTACCGCTGCCCCAACCTGAAGTACGAGGGTTACTCCGTCTACACAAACCACACGGTGCGGGCCCCTCAGCGCGGTCACGGCTGCCCCAAGGTGCGCTTCGCCATCGAGTCTCAGCTCGACATGATCGCCGAAGAGCTCGGCATCGATCCGATCACCATCCGGCTGCGCAACGCCCGCCACCCCGGCGAGGATCTGCCGAACGGGGATAACGTGCACCGGGGCGGGCTGGTGGAATGCATCCGGATGGCCGCCGAGAAGTCCGACCTGCTCAGTAAATATGGGCAGGCCCGCAAGTCACCCCAGACCGGGCGCCTCCGCCGGGGGATCGGCATCGGCGTCAGCGCCTACTTCGGCGGTTCGCTGATCTACCCCAACGGCTCGGGCGTCATCGTCAAGATGAACGACGACGGAACGGCCGTTGTCCTCACCGGCGCCATCGACGTGGGGCAAGGGGCGGAGACCGTCATCGCCCAGATCGTCGCCGAGGAGCTCGCCATCGGTATGGACGATATCAAGATCATCGCTTCCGATACCGACATCACGCCCCAGGACATCGGCGCCTGGATCAGCGGCATGACCTACGTCACCGGCAATGCCGCCCGCCAGGCCGCTGGCAACGCCCGTGAAAAACTGCTGCAGGTGGCCTCGGAGCAGATGAAGACGCCGGTCGAGGACCTGTGGATCGAGGACAAGGCCGTCTTCAACAGGCGCGACCCGCAGCAGCGCCTGTCCTACGCCCAACTCTTTACCGCCAGTGTCGCCACCCACCGCGGCGACACAATCATCGGCGAGGGCTTCTGGCGCACCATGCGCGATGAACCGACCCATCCCAGCCTGGCGACCACCAAGGGGCGCTGGACGGAAAATTACGCCTTCAGCGCCCAGGTGGCGGAGGTAGAGGTAGATATCGAGACAGGCGAGGCGAAGTTGATCAAAGCGTTGACCGTGCATGACTGCGGATTTCCGGTCAACCCGGCACTGGTCAAGGGGCAAGTCGACGGCCAGGTGTCCATGGCGCTGGGCCACGCCTTCATGGAAGAGGTGATCACGAAGAACGGTTACACCTTAAATCCGAACTGGCTGGACTACCGCATGCCGACCATTCACAACATGGCTGAATCGGAAGACGCCGACGTGATCACCGAGGAGTACCGGGTCGGCCAGCCCTACCGCACCAAGGAAGTCGGCGAAGGGCTTATTTCAGGGATTCTCGCCGCCATGGCCAACGCCGTCTACGACGCCACCGGCGTGCGGCTCCATGAGACCCCCTTCAGCCCGGAGCGGATCCTCAACGGGCTGAAAAAACTCGAACAGGAAAAGCAAAGGGTTAGCTGA
- a CDS encoding xanthine dehydrogenase family protein subunit M — MIPYDFDYERPDTLDKAAALLRRSGTSARLLAGGTDLLPNMRIGILQPALLVSLGGIEPLPPEIGPDGSIRIDALTRLASLVNSDFIRSRVPMLAESAHAVGGNQIRQMGTLGGNLCQETRCLYLNQAHDFQFTAPCYKRGGDCCYPYPGNRNDTCWSVYMSDIAPALIALGAEIEILGKAGIRRIRAEALFSGNALNPLTLARAEIIRSIVVPPTPPYFGWGYHKSTIRGGLEFAMANMAVALHLEADGKTCASAKVVVGAVSEGPLQASVAARTLVGQVLDVQRMSKAADDASAEINPLPHHGLTRNYLKENIRVHLRRTFTAAFDRARGQSV, encoded by the coding sequence ATGATTCCGTATGACTTCGACTATGAACGCCCCGACACACTGGATAAAGCGGCAGCTCTCCTGCGCCGGTCCGGAACCAGCGCCCGGCTGTTGGCCGGGGGCACGGATCTGCTTCCCAACATGCGGATAGGGATTTTACAGCCGGCATTACTGGTCAGTCTGGGAGGCATCGAACCATTGCCGCCGGAAATCGGGCCGGACGGTTCGATCCGAATCGATGCGCTGACCCGCCTGGCCAGCCTGGTGAACTCGGACTTTATTCGGAGCCGGGTCCCTATGCTGGCCGAGAGCGCCCATGCGGTTGGGGGAAACCAGATCCGACAGATGGGGACGCTTGGCGGCAACCTGTGCCAGGAAACCCGTTGCCTGTACCTCAACCAGGCTCATGACTTCCAGTTCACCGCACCCTGCTACAAGCGTGGCGGCGACTGCTGCTATCCCTATCCAGGCAATCGGAACGACACGTGCTGGTCGGTGTACATGTCCGACATCGCGCCTGCCTTGATTGCCCTTGGAGCGGAAATAGAAATCCTGGGTAAAGCCGGTATCCGCAGGATTCGGGCGGAAGCGCTCTTCAGCGGCAACGCTTTGAATCCTTTGACGCTTGCCCGTGCGGAGATCATCCGCTCGATCGTTGTGCCGCCGACCCCACCGTATTTCGGCTGGGGCTATCACAAATCGACCATTCGGGGTGGATTAGAGTTTGCCATGGCCAATATGGCTGTGGCGCTCCACCTGGAAGCCGATGGCAAAACCTGCGCGAGCGCCAAGGTCGTCGTGGGCGCCGTTTCAGAAGGTCCCTTGCAGGCATCGGTTGCGGCCCGGACGTTGGTCGGCCAGGTCCTGGACGTCCAGAGAATGTCGAAAGCGGCGGATGACGCCAGCGCGGAGATCAACCCGCTGCCCCATCACGGCCTTACCAGAAATTACCTGAAAGAAAATATCCGGGTGCATCTGCGGCGTACTTTCACTGCGGCCTTCGACCGCGCACGCGGACAGAGCGTTTAA
- a CDS encoding sigma-54-dependent Fis family transcriptional regulator produces MNCSEKRGGCPPRGESLSASDEIGFIRLDTGLGIVSLDEQAGCLMGLSPETLLGQRFDAVADLANMSNLIKNGISFSNQVITVGSRRIVCNYVPIVEDDLVVGGTLSLHKALHEDVATSSDELKEILRSANAFMNYDHDGIIVVDRDGIVVLVNQAFAKLLDSNPQAIIGKHVDKAYLDSQPSHLSTVMETGKPEIGITHYFNGKQVYASRFPLIKDGKVIGCMGKILFNDVREIGRIANHLRASSATREPRRNVTGEESLFKYDVNSIVGQSRKITESKETLLRVAQKNSNVLLRGESGTGKELFAHALHAASSRRYAPFVKMNCAAIPEHLLESELFGYAEGAFTGARRGGQIGKFEQAHTGTIFLDEIGDMPLYMQAKMLRVLQEKELTQLGCTTPKAVDVRVVAATNSNLEQLVVEGKFREDLYYRLKVVTISIPPLRDRMEDIYSLTKSFIDQFNSEFGLHVKGLDPEAWATIKGHVWPGNIRELRNVIESSFNLVTGPLIGRKHLPEKLANLILRDDNRTESASHHNIEDYITASLGKKNLNQIMDDFEKVLVTTAVELSQGNKLQAARILGISRQWLYRKLQKHNEKDDSDRS; encoded by the coding sequence GTGAATTGCAGCGAGAAAAGAGGCGGATGCCCCCCACGCGGAGAGTCCCTGTCTGCATCGGACGAAATAGGTTTTATCCGACTGGACACGGGTCTCGGCATCGTATCCCTCGATGAACAGGCCGGTTGCCTGATGGGCCTCTCCCCCGAAACCCTCCTGGGACAGAGATTCGACGCGGTTGCCGACCTGGCCAACATGAGCAACCTGATCAAAAACGGCATCAGTTTCAGCAACCAGGTCATCACCGTCGGATCACGGCGCATCGTCTGCAATTATGTGCCGATTGTGGAGGATGATCTGGTCGTAGGCGGGACGCTTTCGCTTCACAAGGCGCTTCATGAGGATGTCGCGACGTCTTCCGACGAACTGAAGGAGATTCTCCGTTCGGCGAATGCTTTCATGAACTACGATCACGACGGCATCATCGTGGTAGATCGTGATGGAATCGTGGTGCTGGTTAACCAGGCCTTCGCCAAACTTCTCGATTCCAATCCTCAAGCCATTATCGGCAAGCACGTTGATAAAGCCTACCTTGATTCGCAGCCTTCCCACTTGTCGACCGTCATGGAGACAGGCAAGCCGGAAATCGGCATTACCCATTACTTCAATGGCAAACAGGTTTACGCCAGCCGTTTCCCACTTATCAAGGACGGCAAAGTCATCGGCTGCATGGGCAAGATCCTCTTTAATGACGTGCGGGAGATCGGCCGCATCGCCAACCACCTGCGGGCTTCATCGGCAACACGGGAACCGCGCCGCAATGTGACGGGGGAAGAATCTCTCTTCAAGTACGACGTAAACAGCATTGTCGGTCAAAGCAGAAAGATCACCGAGTCTAAGGAAACCCTCCTGCGCGTGGCCCAGAAAAACTCCAATGTCCTTCTGAGAGGGGAAAGCGGGACCGGCAAGGAGCTTTTTGCGCACGCTCTCCACGCCGCCAGCAGTCGGCGATACGCGCCGTTCGTCAAGATGAACTGTGCGGCCATCCCGGAGCACCTGTTGGAGTCGGAACTATTCGGTTACGCAGAGGGAGCTTTTACCGGCGCAAGAAGGGGGGGGCAGATCGGCAAGTTCGAGCAGGCCCACACCGGGACCATTTTCCTGGATGAGATTGGGGATATGCCGCTGTACATGCAGGCCAAAATGCTGCGTGTATTGCAGGAGAAAGAGCTGACACAGCTTGGTTGCACGACGCCAAAGGCGGTGGATGTCCGAGTGGTTGCGGCGACTAACAGCAATCTGGAACAGTTGGTCGTGGAAGGAAAATTCCGGGAAGACCTCTACTACCGCCTGAAGGTGGTGACTATCTCCATTCCCCCTCTTCGTGATCGGATGGAAGATATCTATTCCCTTACGAAAAGTTTCATAGATCAGTTCAATTCCGAATTCGGGCTCCATGTCAAGGGGCTCGACCCGGAAGCTTGGGCCACCATCAAGGGTCACGTCTGGCCGGGGAATATTCGTGAATTACGAAATGTGATTGAAAGCTCCTTTAACTTGGTCACCGGGCCGCTGATCGGGAGAAAACATCTGCCCGAAAAGCTTGCAAATCTTATCCTCCGCGATGACAATCGGACGGAAAGTGCGTCCCATCACAACATCGAGGATTACATCACTGCCAGCCTGGGCAAGAAGAACCTCAACCAGATCATGGACGATTTCGAAAAGGTACTCGTTACTACCGCCGTCGAGCTCAGCCAGGGGAATAAACTCCAAGCTGCCCGGATTCTGGGAATCTCAAGACAATGGCTTTACAGGAAGCTGCAAAAACATAATGAAAAGGACGATTCTGACCGATCCTGA
- the had gene encoding 6-hydroxycyclohex-1-ene-1-carbonyl-CoA dehydrogenase, whose product MSNAPHRWQMTAVGEPKTKAEFDPFPPSAGEVVVEVAGCGVCHTDLGFYYDGVRVNHELPLTLGHEISGRVVAAGAGAEQWQGKAVIIPAVIPCGECELCASGHGTICRSQQMPGNDIHGGFATHIRVPAKGLCPVDEQRLAKAGLQLADVSVVADAVTTPYQAAVQAEVKPGDLAIVVGVGGVGGYAVQIANALGATVVALDVDKAKLDNMAKYGAALTLNVRELDARELKKAIQGFVKEKGLPGTGWKIFECSGTAPGQETAYGLLTFGATLSVVGFTMDKVNLRLSNLMAFHARALGNWGCLTELYPAALDLVLDGKIALAPFIERHPLEKINEVFAEAHAHKLTRRAILVPNS is encoded by the coding sequence ATGAGCAATGCACCGCATCGTTGGCAAATGACGGCAGTAGGTGAGCCCAAGACGAAGGCAGAATTCGACCCGTTTCCACCGTCCGCCGGGGAAGTCGTGGTCGAGGTGGCCGGCTGCGGGGTCTGCCACACGGACCTGGGCTTCTATTACGACGGCGTGCGCGTCAACCATGAATTGCCCTTGACGCTCGGCCACGAAATCAGCGGCCGCGTAGTCGCCGCCGGAGCCGGGGCCGAGCAGTGGCAGGGGAAGGCCGTGATCATTCCCGCCGTGATACCTTGCGGGGAGTGTGAACTCTGCGCCTCCGGACACGGCACCATCTGCCGCAGCCAGCAGATGCCCGGTAACGACATCCACGGAGGATTTGCCACCCACATCCGCGTTCCGGCCAAGGGGCTGTGCCCTGTGGACGAGCAGCGGCTGGCTAAAGCAGGGCTGCAGCTGGCCGATGTCTCGGTGGTGGCCGACGCCGTGACCACTCCTTATCAGGCGGCGGTGCAGGCCGAGGTAAAGCCCGGCGATCTGGCCATTGTGGTGGGAGTCGGAGGGGTCGGCGGCTACGCCGTGCAGATCGCGAATGCCCTGGGGGCCACCGTGGTCGCTCTCGATGTGGACAAGGCAAAACTCGACAATATGGCCAAATACGGCGCAGCGCTGACTCTCAACGTTCGAGAGCTCGATGCGCGCGAACTCAAGAAGGCGATCCAGGGATTCGTCAAGGAGAAGGGACTGCCCGGCACCGGATGGAAGATCTTCGAGTGCTCCGGCACCGCCCCCGGTCAGGAGACCGCCTACGGCCTGCTTACCTTCGGAGCCACCCTGTCGGTGGTGGGGTTCACCATGGACAAGGTGAATCTGCGCCTCTCCAACCTGATGGCCTTCCATGCCAGGGCCCTCGGCAACTGGGGATGCCTGACCGAACTCTATCCCGCGGCGCTCGACCTGGTACTCGATGGCAAGATTGCGCTGGCTCCTTTCATCGAGCGCCATCCTCTCGAAAAAATCAACGAGGTCTTTGCAGAAGCCCACGCCCACAAGCTGACCCGGCGCGCCATCCTGGTTCCCAATTCATGA
- a CDS encoding ATP-binding protein, whose protein sequence is MSRDPFEVLHSVVRIANQMAFDYPRGFKSILRYLRRALGLEEAVFLLLDSRKQIFSQSVQATGTDLFLPRHTPCENTPEGTSLKRHKPLRSGSCLHLPVYNQSRDFGVLSLRTTPASPLSEGSQPVLQGVCDQLASMVQYGLISGEERRRVTQLTLLSDLGRELTRAQTLRELMQVAVRTIHKHFEVDCVILRPVHGETLLGRSLIRISPSSRGLRRVFLDLEEELSVQVLSEGRPVYRQGSTRGREASPASSMTLVTVPLKIQDQVLGTLSLFGTEDAKGIPLAADREARRLCASVGSLVAHALERVIGKERLTSLSADNDRKLRETTLLYRTSRAMHSTLRLNELMHLILSAAALPEGGGFERAMLFMINERSGTLQGMLGVTAKTAALVLPPQQGSLTWESPEFGEDIRIAQSRSRFCRQVMRQRLPFNPADNALARAAFQERVLLVTRPASEPPSGAALAEELQLAPYACAPMLGRDRALGVLVVDNPDSEEEIAADRLRFLELFASLAGAAMENSMLLNRLETAHQDLRETQEKLIQGEKMAGLGEMAASVAHELRNPLVAIGGFAQRLNRLATGSREREYSSIVVREVRRMEEMLANILAFSKKQMLCVAPCDVVDIIEEALSLEADALNRRAIRLVTDIAKDLPPIRGDEQKLRQVMINLIANSLQVMPAGGTLTLRAYPDALRGDKAVAVEVEDTGGGISAEIMRNIFNPFFTTKDEGTGLGLSISHRIIEHHGGEIEVQNRERGALFILRLPVDTLRHLSVDKKRLFG, encoded by the coding sequence ATGAGCCGCGATCCTTTTGAAGTGCTGCACAGCGTCGTCCGTATCGCGAATCAGATGGCATTCGACTACCCGCGCGGTTTCAAAAGCATTCTGCGCTACCTGCGCAGAGCCCTTGGACTTGAAGAAGCCGTCTTTCTGCTCCTCGACAGCCGGAAACAGATTTTTTCACAATCCGTCCAAGCTACCGGCACCGATCTGTTTCTTCCCCGCCACACGCCCTGCGAAAATACCCCCGAAGGGACCTCCCTGAAACGCCATAAACCCCTGCGGTCCGGGTCCTGTCTCCATCTACCTGTCTACAATCAAAGCCGTGACTTCGGGGTTCTGTCCCTCCGGACCACTCCCGCCTCTCCTTTATCCGAAGGCTCGCAGCCCGTTCTTCAGGGAGTCTGCGATCAGCTCGCCTCCATGGTCCAGTATGGCCTGATCTCCGGAGAGGAGCGGCGACGGGTGACGCAGTTGACCCTGCTTTCCGACCTGGGCCGGGAGCTGACGAGAGCGCAGACCCTGAGGGAGCTCATGCAGGTGGCCGTCCGCACCATCCACAAACATTTCGAGGTCGACTGCGTCATCCTCCGTCCGGTGCACGGAGAAACTCTCCTCGGGCGCAGCCTGATTCGGATCAGCCCGTCTTCGCGAGGACTGCGCCGCGTATTCCTGGATCTTGAAGAAGAACTTTCGGTTCAGGTGCTCAGCGAAGGCAGGCCGGTTTACCGCCAGGGTTCCACCAGAGGCAGGGAAGCCTCTCCAGCTTCCAGCATGACCCTGGTGACTGTTCCCCTCAAGATCCAGGATCAGGTGCTGGGCACCCTGTCCCTCTTCGGCACCGAAGACGCAAAGGGCATACCACTTGCTGCCGACCGGGAAGCAAGGAGACTTTGCGCCTCGGTCGGTTCGCTTGTGGCGCATGCCCTGGAGCGGGTGATCGGCAAGGAACGGCTGACGTCCCTCTCGGCGGACAACGACCGCAAACTTCGCGAGACCACCCTTCTATATCGAACCTCCAGGGCAATGCATAGTACGTTGCGCCTGAATGAGCTGATGCACCTCATCCTGTCGGCGGCGGCTTTGCCGGAGGGGGGCGGTTTTGAAAGGGCCATGCTCTTCATGATCAATGAGAGGAGCGGCACCCTGCAGGGGATGCTGGGTGTCACCGCAAAAACGGCCGCCCTCGTTCTGCCCCCGCAGCAGGGCTCTCTTACGTGGGAGAGTCCCGAATTCGGTGAGGACATCCGGATCGCTCAGAGCCGCTCCCGTTTCTGCCGTCAGGTGATGAGGCAGCGTCTGCCTTTCAACCCCGCGGACAATGCGCTGGCACGGGCCGCCTTCCAAGAGAGGGTTCTCCTGGTCACCCGTCCGGCGTCAGAGCCTCCTTCCGGGGCGGCTCTGGCCGAGGAACTGCAACTGGCCCCCTATGCCTGCGCGCCAATGCTGGGGAGGGACAGGGCTTTGGGGGTGCTGGTGGTGGACAATCCGGATTCGGAGGAAGAGATCGCCGCGGACCGGCTGCGTTTTCTGGAGCTTTTCGCGAGTCTGGCAGGCGCAGCCATGGAAAACTCCATGCTGCTGAATCGACTTGAAACAGCCCATCAGGATCTGAGGGAAACCCAGGAAAAGCTGATTCAGGGGGAAAAGATGGCTGGACTCGGGGAAATGGCGGCCTCGGTGGCCCACGAGCTCAGAAATCCCCTGGTGGCCATCGGGGGATTTGCCCAGCGACTGAACCGGCTTGCCACCGGCAGCAGGGAGCGCGAGTATTCTTCGATCGTCGTGCGGGAGGTGCGCCGCATGGAAGAAATGCTCGCCAACATCCTTGCCTTTTCCAAAAAGCAGATGCTCTGCGTCGCGCCCTGCGATGTTGTCGACATCATCGAGGAGGCCCTCTCCCTGGAGGCCGATGCCCTCAACCGCAGGGCGATCCGGCTGGTGACCGACATCGCCAAGGACTTGCCGCCGATCCGGGGGGACGAACAGAAACTGCGTCAGGTCATGATCAATCTGATCGCCAACTCACTGCAAGTGATGCCCGCGGGCGGAACGCTCACCCTTCGGGCCTACCCGGATGCACTGCGGGGCGACAAGGCCGTCGCCGTGGAAGTGGAAGACACAGGCGGTGGAATTTCCGCCGAAATCATGCGCAACATCTTCAATCCCTTCTTTACGACCAAGGATGAAGGCACAGGGCTGGGGCTCTCCATCTCCCACCGGATAATTGAACACCATGGCGGCGAAATCGAGGTGCAGAATCGGGAAAGGGGCGCCCTTTTCATCCTTCGCCTTCCCGTCGATACTCTCCGGCACCTTTCCGTTGACAAAAAGAGACTGTTTGGTTAA